One window of Halopseudomonas maritima genomic DNA carries:
- the pgi gene encoding glucose-6-phosphate isomerase, translating to MNAFKAIPDTGTEAEQQAWAELNTQAERLRPLHLAELFRTDDQRFAGFNVAAGPLLLDYSKQRVDALALEKLFALADSADLRGWIGRLFNAETVNNTEQRSAMHWALRVPADTELKEPVEGVYSDVQSQLDRMAAMVDKIHSGQWRGMTGEVITDVVNIGVGGSDLGPLMVSRALNDFALKKAGFLGIHFASSMDGSQMAQLLQQLRPQNTLFIVSSKSFTTVDTLYNANTALAWLERSLGKCAGLMHCHFIGVSSKPDKMSEWGIHRENQLQIWDWVGGRYSLWSCIGLPIALRIGMKGFRQLLAGAHLMDEHFRAAPWESNLPVLMALIGVWNTNCLGINAHAILPYDGRLEKLPAYLEQLEMESNGKSVNRDGEQVQLHTCPVLWGEVGPNAQHAFYQLLHQGTEVVTCDFIAPALRYHEARHTADAEELVRQHELALANCLAQSRLLALGEAALEGEGELPHYKRYRGNQPSSTLLLKELSPVSLGAMIAAYENKVFAQAVIWGINPFDQWGVEMGKKIATETLSVIRGEDGPGALDSSTLGLIDFIKAQ from the coding sequence ATGAACGCTTTTAAAGCCATTCCCGATACGGGTACAGAGGCTGAGCAACAGGCTTGGGCCGAGCTGAATACGCAGGCAGAGCGCCTGCGTCCACTGCACCTGGCGGAGTTGTTTCGTACCGATGATCAGCGCTTTGCTGGCTTTAACGTCGCAGCAGGCCCCCTATTGCTGGATTACAGCAAGCAACGTGTAGATGCCCTGGCGCTGGAGAAGCTGTTTGCCCTTGCTGATAGCGCTGATCTGCGTGGCTGGATTGGTCGGCTGTTCAATGCTGAGACGGTTAACAATACCGAGCAACGGTCCGCCATGCACTGGGCGCTGCGGGTACCCGCGGACACGGAGCTGAAAGAGCCCGTTGAGGGCGTTTATTCCGATGTGCAATCCCAGCTCGACCGCATGGCTGCCATGGTAGACAAGATCCATAGTGGCCAATGGCGGGGTATGACGGGTGAGGTGATCACCGATGTGGTCAACATCGGGGTTGGCGGCTCTGACCTTGGCCCGCTGATGGTTAGCCGTGCGCTGAACGACTTTGCGCTGAAAAAGGCAGGGTTTCTGGGTATCCACTTTGCGTCTTCCATGGACGGCAGCCAGATGGCGCAACTGCTGCAGCAACTGCGCCCGCAGAACACCCTGTTTATCGTCTCCTCCAAATCTTTTACCACTGTCGATACCTTGTACAACGCCAATACGGCGCTGGCTTGGCTGGAGCGCTCGCTGGGCAAGTGCGCAGGCCTGATGCACTGCCACTTTATCGGTGTCTCGTCCAAGCCGGACAAAATGAGCGAGTGGGGCATCCACCGGGAGAACCAGCTGCAGATATGGGACTGGGTGGGCGGGCGTTACTCGTTATGGTCGTGCATCGGTTTGCCGATCGCGCTACGCATAGGTATGAAGGGCTTCCGCCAATTGCTGGCCGGCGCCCACCTGATGGATGAACACTTCCGCGCGGCGCCCTGGGAAAGCAACTTGCCCGTATTGATGGCGCTGATTGGTGTGTGGAACACCAACTGCCTGGGCATCAACGCCCACGCCATATTGCCCTACGATGGGCGTCTGGAAAAACTGCCTGCCTACCTTGAACAGCTGGAAATGGAATCCAACGGCAAGTCGGTCAACCGTGATGGTGAGCAGGTGCAGTTGCACACCTGTCCGGTACTCTGGGGCGAGGTTGGCCCAAATGCGCAGCACGCGTTTTACCAGTTGCTGCATCAAGGGACCGAGGTCGTAACCTGCGACTTTATTGCGCCAGCTCTGCGCTACCATGAGGCGCGGCACACGGCAGATGCCGAGGAGCTGGTCAGGCAGCACGAGCTGGCCCTGGCCAACTGTCTGGCGCAGTCGCGCCTGCTGGCCCTGGGCGAGGCGGCATTGGAAGGCGAGGGCGAGTTACCGCATTACAAGCGTTATCGCGGTAATCAGCCGAGTTCCACCTTGCTGCTGAAAGAGCTGAGCCCCGTAAGCCTTGGCGCCATGATTGCCGCCTATGAGAACAAGGTATTTGCTCAGGCGGTGATCTGGGGCATCAACCCCTTCGATCAGTGGGGCGTTGAGATGGGTAAAAAGATCGCCACTGAAACCTTGAGCGTTATTCGCGGAGAAGATGGCCCAGGGGCGCTGGATAGCTCCACTCTCGGGCTGATCGATTTTATCAAGGCTCAATAG
- a CDS encoding undecaprenyl-phosphate glucose phosphotransferase, which produces MPPNQNGIIRSHEPMLAVMHRWLDLIVIASALFLVLWFQETTLHRDHWISLLITLFLFYLINDFSHLYGSWRGEHSLRELRQVGSNWAAAFAAAFVTDYFFFQNTRLPDMDKLAWLALGLVSLWGYRVLLRRIMRHLRSHGYNTRSVAIVGAGELGQRLANNIVSTPWMGLNLMGFYDDKTSSPIALAGTSIAMPINGDMQTLIDDAKGGLIDKIYITLPMRAELKIKWLLDELSDSTASVYLIPDVFVFDLLHARSESINGLPSISIFDTPMDGANRIVKRIEDIVLSTLILTLIAIPMLMIAFCVRMTSPGPALFRQKRYGIDGKSIEVWKFRSMRVMENGSKVTQATRGDSRITPFGAFLRRTSLDELPQFINVLRGEMSIVGPRPHAIAHNEEYRKIISGYMLRHKVKPGITGWAQINGWRGETDTVDKMEKRIEYDLDYIRNWSLFLDLKIVFLTVFKGFINKNAY; this is translated from the coding sequence ATGCCGCCTAACCAGAACGGAATCATCCGCTCCCACGAACCGATGCTCGCGGTCATGCACCGCTGGTTGGATCTCATCGTCATCGCCAGTGCACTCTTCCTGGTGCTCTGGTTTCAGGAAACCACCCTGCATCGAGATCACTGGATCAGTCTGCTGATCACACTCTTTCTGTTTTACCTCATCAACGACTTTAGCCATCTTTACGGCTCATGGCGCGGTGAACACTCCCTGCGCGAGCTGCGCCAGGTCGGCAGCAACTGGGCAGCAGCGTTTGCCGCAGCCTTTGTTACCGACTACTTCTTTTTCCAGAACACCCGACTGCCGGACATGGATAAACTGGCGTGGTTGGCACTGGGCCTAGTCAGTCTTTGGGGCTACCGGGTGCTGCTGCGCCGTATCATGCGTCACCTGCGCAGTCACGGCTATAACACGCGCTCGGTCGCTATCGTTGGCGCCGGTGAGCTGGGGCAGCGCTTGGCCAACAACATCGTCAGCACGCCCTGGATGGGCCTGAATCTGATGGGTTTTTATGATGACAAAACCAGCAGCCCAATCGCCTTGGCCGGCACCAGCATCGCCATGCCGATCAATGGCGACATGCAAACCCTGATCGACGATGCCAAGGGCGGCCTGATCGACAAGATCTATATCACCCTGCCGATGCGTGCAGAGCTGAAAATCAAGTGGCTGCTGGACGAGCTGAGCGACAGTACCGCGTCGGTTTATTTGATACCCGACGTATTCGTCTTCGACCTGCTGCACGCGCGCAGTGAGTCCATCAATGGCCTGCCCAGCATCAGTATCTTTGACACGCCAATGGATGGTGCCAACCGGATCGTTAAGCGCATCGAGGATATTGTTCTTTCAACCCTGATCCTCACGCTTATTGCCATCCCTATGCTGATGATCGCCTTCTGCGTGCGCATGACCTCACCCGGCCCGGCGCTGTTCCGCCAGAAGCGCTACGGCATCGACGGCAAGTCCATCGAGGTTTGGAAGTTCCGCAGCATGAGGGTGATGGAGAACGGCTCCAAGGTCACCCAGGCAACCCGCGGTGATAGCCGCATAACGCCCTTTGGCGCCTTTCTGCGTCGCACCTCGCTGGATGAACTGCCGCAATTCATCAATGTGCTGCGTGGCGAAATGTCCATCGTCGGCCCACGCCCGCACGCTATTGCGCACAATGAGGAGTACCGCAAGATCATCAGCGGCTACATGCTGCGCCACAAGGTCAAACCGGGTATTACAGGCTGGGCGCAGATCAACGGGTGGCGCGGAGAAACAGACACCGTCGACAAGATGGAGAAGCGCATCGAGTATGATCTGGACTACATTCGTAATTGGTCGCTATTTCTGGATTTGAAAATCGTCTTCCTGACCGTATTCAAAGGATTTATCAACAAGAATGCTTACTGA
- the galE gene encoding UDP-glucose 4-epimerase GalE, whose protein sequence is MLTDASSPARILVTGGAGYIGTHTCIQLLDAGYQLLVLDNFSNSSPEALRRVKAITGIEVPCVQGDINDAALLDSLFTQHTIDAVIHFAGLKAVGESVAQPLRYYHNNVSGTVTLCQAMQRAGVFNLVFSSSATVYGDPASLPIREDFPTSATNPYGRSKLIIEEILGDLYTSDPRWNIALLRYFNPVGAHPSGLIGEDPSDIPNNLMPYIAQVAVGRREQLSVFGSDYPTLDGTGVRDYIHVMDLADGHVKALTWLKQSLGIKAFNLGTGRGYSVLEMLKAFEQACGKTLAYELVARRPGDVASCYADPALAKQELGWTATLGIEAMCTDSWRWQSQNPDGYRS, encoded by the coding sequence ATGCTTACTGACGCTTCCTCCCCTGCCCGCATTCTCGTCACCGGCGGCGCTGGTTATATTGGCACCCATACCTGCATTCAATTGCTGGATGCCGGCTATCAACTACTGGTGCTGGATAACTTCAGCAATAGCTCACCTGAGGCGTTGCGCCGCGTAAAGGCGATCACAGGTATTGAGGTGCCTTGCGTCCAAGGCGATATCAATGATGCTGCGCTGCTGGATAGCCTCTTTACGCAGCACACCATTGATGCGGTGATTCACTTTGCCGGCCTAAAAGCCGTGGGTGAGTCGGTTGCGCAACCTTTGCGTTACTACCACAACAACGTAAGCGGCACCGTTACCCTGTGCCAGGCGATGCAACGTGCAGGCGTATTCAACCTGGTGTTCAGCTCGTCCGCCACCGTTTACGGCGATCCAGCCTCGCTCCCCATTCGCGAAGACTTCCCTACCAGTGCGACCAACCCCTATGGTCGCTCCAAACTGATCATTGAAGAGATTCTGGGCGATCTGTACACCTCCGACCCGCGCTGGAACATCGCGTTGCTGCGCTACTTCAACCCGGTTGGCGCCCATCCAAGCGGGCTAATTGGTGAAGACCCAAGCGATATCCCCAACAACCTGATGCCCTACATTGCGCAGGTCGCTGTTGGACGTCGTGAGCAGTTGAGTGTGTTCGGTAGCGACTACCCAACCCTGGATGGCACAGGCGTGCGTGACTATATCCATGTGATGGACTTGGCAGATGGGCACGTCAAGGCCCTGACTTGGCTAAAACAAAGTCTGGGTATCAAAGCCTTTAACCTGGGTACGGGGCGCGGTTATTCCGTGCTGGAAATGCTCAAGGCTTTTGAACAGGCTTGTGGCAAGACGTTGGCATATGAGTTGGTAGCCCGGCGCCCAGGTGACGTAGCCAGCTGCTATGCGGACCCGGCGCTAGCCAAGCAGGAGCTGGGTTGGACAGCCACCTTGGGTATTGAAGCCATGTGCACCGACAGCTGGCGCTGGCAGTCACAAAACCCGGATGGGTATAGAAGCTGA